One genomic segment of Catalinimonas alkaloidigena includes these proteins:
- a CDS encoding TonB-dependent receptor, which translates to MKTIYYSLLVKCSRHILFGLVLQSVLSCMLVANDLHAQREKRSIEDIYLSMDAENQSLSDVFQKISQQTGFSFAYNEQLIDLRKRISLDAENASLANILREISRLAELKFKRVNEYIHVGKLERNEKNTVEEKIVSMKIGITGKVTSDEDGEGLPGVNVLVKGTTTGTVTDVEGNYKIDVPDEASVLVFSSIGFVSQEVVVGNRTEINVTMSSDVQSLEEIVVVGYGTQKKSNLTGAVSSVKAEEIQEAPFTSIDQGLVGRASGVMVTQTSGMPGAVASIRIRGSSSLQGGNEPLYVIDGFPVYNGGGYGNTGGNARMSGLATINPADIESIEILKDASATAIYGARAANGVVLITTKSGKEGRDQITFDAYYGTQNVVRKIDVMNAAQYADLVNEAYTNDGLAPVYDADQLAEINANPEGTDWQDEVFRPAPIQNYQLTFSGGDKKTNYSISANYFDQQGVIVNSGFKRYSGRINISRNLQDNFRVGTSLNVSRTNSNAVRTDAGGTAGVVTTAMKFNPIQPVYQNEALGEYTPVNTPGIILANPVATAREQVRESTMLRLLGNIYGEWEFIEGLTAKVSFGTDLVNTKFDTFVPSNIFESGGVATATVNGGYTTNWLNENTLRWDTEIMPGHSLSVLGGITFQQNLFENLSASSQDYVNNVLEENSLGAGAIYNQPNSSRTEWSLVSYLGRVNYNIDEKYLISFNARVDGSSRFGANNKYAFFPSGAVAWRLIEEDFIKDMDLFSNLKVRASYGVTGNQEIGLYESLPTLTNTTYTLGRSLVTGFYPNKIPNPDLRWEKTSQFDLGLDFGFFQERLRFTADYYYKKTTDLIYDVAVPYVSGFNSSLQNIGSIENKGVELSVESDVFTSGDFRWTTAFNISFNRNKVLELGGEDYKDVGGGDGHLKTGSIHRLIVGEPIGLFYGYVFDGIFQDQAELNAGPTSPTNWIGGRRYLDLGGPEGTPDGNVNATYDRTVIGDPNPDFFGGFTNNFSYRGVELNVFMQYSYGNDIFNYNAMELELPSGGQNVYADMVNRWTPENPSDKYPVATTNRSAVFSDAYMEDGSYLKVKTLTLAYTFPNLVSTKLSGLKVYATAQNLLTFTDYTGYDPEVSYRGATNLQLGEDFGGYPQSRTFMLGVKMNLQ; encoded by the coding sequence ATGAAAACAATTTACTACTCTCTACTGGTCAAGTGCTCCAGACATATATTGTTTGGACTGGTCTTGCAGTCTGTACTCTCATGCATGCTTGTCGCCAATGACTTGCATGCCCAACGCGAAAAAAGGAGCATAGAAGATATTTATCTATCTATGGATGCTGAAAACCAAAGCCTCTCTGATGTTTTTCAAAAGATAAGCCAGCAAACGGGCTTTTCATTTGCCTATAATGAACAACTTATTGACCTGAGGAAACGCATCAGTCTGGATGCTGAAAATGCCTCATTGGCAAATATTCTTCGTGAAATATCCCGTCTGGCTGAACTAAAATTCAAAAGGGTAAATGAATACATTCATGTGGGTAAGCTGGAGCGAAATGAAAAAAATACAGTGGAGGAGAAAATAGTCAGTATGAAAATCGGCATTACCGGTAAAGTGACCTCAGATGAGGATGGTGAAGGTCTTCCCGGGGTCAATGTTTTAGTAAAAGGAACCACTACCGGAACCGTAACTGATGTAGAGGGAAATTATAAAATTGACGTGCCTGATGAAGCAAGTGTATTGGTTTTCAGCTCAATTGGTTTTGTGAGCCAGGAAGTAGTGGTGGGCAACCGTACAGAAATTAATGTTACCATGTCGTCTGATGTACAGTCACTGGAGGAAATTGTGGTGGTAGGTTATGGTACTCAGAAGAAGAGCAACCTGACCGGTGCCGTTTCTTCTGTAAAAGCTGAAGAAATTCAGGAAGCACCTTTTACTTCCATTGACCAGGGCTTGGTTGGCAGAGCTTCCGGCGTAATGGTGACGCAAACCTCAGGCATGCCAGGGGCAGTAGCATCCATACGTATCAGGGGAAGCAGCTCGCTTCAGGGCGGAAATGAGCCGCTTTATGTCATAGATGGTTTTCCGGTGTACAATGGAGGAGGCTACGGAAATACTGGCGGTAACGCAAGAATGAGTGGTTTGGCCACAATCAACCCCGCTGACATTGAATCCATAGAAATCCTGAAAGATGCCTCGGCTACCGCAATTTATGGAGCGAGAGCAGCCAATGGCGTAGTTTTGATTACGACCAAAAGTGGAAAAGAAGGTAGGGATCAGATCACTTTTGATGCGTACTACGGGACGCAAAACGTAGTCAGAAAAATTGATGTGATGAATGCCGCGCAATACGCTGATCTGGTCAACGAGGCTTATACCAATGACGGACTGGCGCCGGTTTATGATGCTGACCAACTGGCAGAAATTAATGCTAATCCTGAAGGCACAGACTGGCAGGATGAAGTTTTCAGACCAGCCCCAATCCAAAACTATCAGCTCACCTTTTCAGGAGGGGATAAAAAAACCAACTATTCAATTTCAGCCAATTATTTTGACCAGCAGGGCGTCATTGTCAATTCAGGCTTTAAAAGATATTCCGGAAGGATTAATATATCCCGTAATCTACAGGATAACTTCAGAGTAGGAACCAGCCTGAATGTGAGCAGGACAAATTCAAATGCTGTACGTACCGATGCAGGAGGAACGGCAGGTGTGGTAACTACTGCCATGAAGTTCAACCCCATACAGCCGGTTTATCAGAATGAAGCCCTGGGGGAATATACACCAGTAAACACACCCGGAATTATTCTGGCGAATCCCGTCGCAACTGCCAGAGAGCAGGTGCGAGAAAGTACCATGCTTCGTCTTCTCGGAAATATCTACGGAGAGTGGGAGTTTATTGAAGGACTTACCGCTAAAGTATCTTTTGGTACTGACCTGGTCAATACGAAGTTTGATACCTTTGTGCCTTCCAATATTTTTGAGTCAGGGGGTGTAGCTACGGCAACGGTCAATGGTGGTTATACGACCAACTGGCTGAATGAGAATACCTTACGCTGGGATACTGAAATTATGCCCGGACATTCGCTTTCTGTACTGGGGGGTATCACCTTCCAGCAAAACCTGTTTGAAAATTTATCCGCTTCTTCACAGGACTATGTGAACAATGTGCTGGAAGAAAATTCACTGGGTGCAGGTGCGATTTATAATCAGCCTAATTCATCCAGAACAGAGTGGAGTCTGGTGTCTTACCTGGGAAGAGTGAACTATAACATCGATGAGAAGTACCTGATTTCATTCAATGCACGTGTGGATGGTTCCTCCCGCTTTGGTGCCAATAATAAGTACGCATTCTTCCCCTCAGGGGCAGTAGCCTGGCGCCTCATTGAAGAAGATTTTATTAAGGACATGGACCTGTTCTCAAACCTTAAAGTAAGAGCGAGTTACGGTGTAACCGGTAACCAGGAAATAGGCTTGTATGAGTCTTTGCCTACTTTAACCAATACCACTTATACCTTAGGCAGATCATTGGTGACCGGATTCTATCCCAATAAAATCCCCAATCCTGATTTAAGATGGGAAAAGACATCTCAGTTTGACCTGGGACTGGACTTTGGCTTCTTTCAGGAAAGGTTAAGGTTTACCGCGGATTACTATTACAAAAAGACAACCGACCTCATTTATGATGTTGCCGTACCTTATGTCTCAGGCTTTAACTCTTCACTACAAAATATTGGAAGTATAGAAAATAAAGGCGTAGAGCTATCTGTTGAGAGTGATGTTTTTACCAGTGGTGACTTCAGATGGACAACAGCTTTTAATATCTCATTTAACCGTAATAAGGTGCTGGAACTGGGAGGAGAAGATTATAAAGACGTAGGAGGAGGAGATGGTCACCTGAAGACAGGATCTATACACAGGCTGATTGTAGGGGAGCCCATTGGTCTTTTCTACGGTTATGTTTTTGATGGCATCTTTCAGGATCAGGCTGAACTAAATGCCGGACCTACCAGCCCTACCAACTGGATAGGAGGCCGTCGCTACCTAGACCTGGGCGGACCAGAAGGCACGCCTGACGGAAATGTCAACGCGACTTATGACAGAACAGTAATTGGTGATCCTAATCCGGACTTCTTTGGAGGTTTTACCAATAACTTTTCCTACAGAGGGGTAGAGCTCAATGTATTTATGCAGTATTCGTATGGCAATGATATTTTCAATTACAATGCGATGGAGCTTGAGTTGCCTTCTGGCGGTCAAAATGTATATGCTGACATGGTCAATCGCTGGACACCAGAAAATCCCAGTGATAAATATCCGGTAGCCACTACCAATCGTTCTGCAGTTTTTAGTGATGCTTATATGGAAGATGGATCATACCTCAAAGTGAAAACGCTTACCCTGGCCTATACTTTCCCTAATCTAGTCAGTACTAAGCTTAGTGGACTTAAGGTTTATGCCACCGCGCAAAACCTACTCACTTTCACTGATTATACCGGTTATGATCCTGAAGTAAGCTACCGTGGGGCTACTAACTTACAGTTGGGAGAAGACTTTGGTGGCTACCCCCAGTCACGGACATTTATGTTAGGTGTCAAGATGAACTTACAATAA
- a CDS encoding RagB/SusD family nutrient uptake outer membrane protein, whose translation MKKIYISLIMFIGTGFLVSCNEEFLKESPEDRFVIDNFYSSRTDAEAAVTAVYQQLYSIYERHIFLLNALPADDEKNGLGMPNQYLQNLEYMRYTSENQFTREMWQRNYSGISRANTAIINIPNINMDENLRSRLVGEAKFLRALYYFNLVRFYGDVPLILKLETVEDAMGERTPAAQVYEQIIQDLMEAETVLPISYSDSEIGRATKGAAKILLGKVYLTMHEYQKATDKLAEVVENEGTYGYGLHENFGDNWEPATENGMEMVFSIEFMDPPGNGNSAMILQGPKYSLPGGFGVLGLTNSNEADIPTRDLYDRFSDEDERKAATFTTDFVSLIDGSVHTSSIPIFTKYWEEGENNPANSDANMHVIRYADALLMYAEALNEIGQTPKALTYLNRVRERAFNNSEHNYVGLSADDFRTAVWLERRLELAMEGHRWFDLVRTDRFIERMIEHAAYEASVAESNKVEIAQNIKDYMILMPIPQREVDLNGDLQQNPGY comes from the coding sequence ATGAAAAAGATATATATATCACTAATAATGTTTATAGGAACCGGTTTTTTGGTTTCCTGTAATGAAGAGTTCCTGAAAGAATCACCTGAAGACCGCTTTGTAATTGACAACTTCTACAGCAGCCGTACTGATGCAGAGGCTGCAGTCACAGCGGTTTACCAGCAGCTTTACAGCATTTATGAAAGACATATTTTTTTACTCAACGCTTTGCCCGCTGATGATGAGAAAAATGGATTGGGAATGCCCAACCAATACCTTCAGAACCTGGAGTATATGCGCTATACTTCTGAAAATCAGTTTACCCGCGAAATGTGGCAGAGGAACTATTCGGGGATTTCACGTGCCAATACGGCCATCATTAACATTCCTAATATCAATATGGATGAAAACTTAAGATCCAGACTGGTAGGTGAGGCTAAGTTTCTACGTGCCCTGTATTACTTCAATCTGGTACGTTTCTATGGCGATGTGCCTTTGATCCTTAAGCTGGAAACGGTGGAGGATGCGATGGGAGAACGCACCCCGGCGGCTCAGGTATATGAGCAAATCATTCAGGATCTCATGGAGGCGGAAACCGTACTGCCAATCTCATACAGCGATTCTGAAATTGGAAGAGCAACCAAAGGGGCAGCGAAAATCCTGCTGGGCAAAGTATACCTGACCATGCATGAGTACCAGAAAGCTACGGATAAGCTGGCAGAAGTAGTAGAAAATGAAGGTACTTACGGCTACGGTCTGCACGAAAACTTTGGCGACAATTGGGAACCTGCTACAGAGAATGGAATGGAGATGGTATTTTCTATAGAGTTTATGGATCCCCCGGGCAATGGAAATTCAGCCATGATACTTCAGGGACCTAAATATTCATTACCCGGTGGTTTCGGTGTATTGGGGCTTACCAACTCCAATGAAGCGGACATACCAACCCGCGATTTATATGACCGCTTTTCTGATGAAGATGAGAGAAAGGCAGCCACTTTTACGACTGATTTTGTAAGTCTGATTGACGGAAGTGTACATACTTCCAGTATTCCGATCTTCACCAAATACTGGGAAGAAGGAGAAAATAATCCGGCCAATAGTGATGCCAATATGCACGTCATCCGTTATGCAGATGCTTTATTGATGTATGCTGAGGCACTCAATGAAATTGGTCAGACGCCAAAAGCACTTACATACCTGAACCGGGTGAGAGAACGAGCTTTCAATAATAGCGAGCACAATTATGTAGGGCTTTCGGCGGATGATTTCAGGACAGCAGTCTGGCTGGAGCGCAGACTGGAACTGGCAATGGAAGGACATCGCTGGTTTGACCTGGTTCGTACAGATAGGTTTATTGAGCGAATGATTGAACATGCAGCCTATGAAGCCTCGGTAGCGGAGAGTAACAAAGTTGAGATTGCTCAAAACATCAAAGACTATATGATACTCATGCCCATTCCTCAGCGGGAAGTTGACTTAAACGGGGATTTACAACAAAACCCCGGTTACTAG
- a CDS encoding sulfatase: MLSFKQILFFLLCTLVVNVVIAQNTKSSLPNIVLIYADDLGYGDLGTYGALQFQTPNLDKLAAEGMRFTNFEVAQAVCSASRAAILTGCYSNRVGIGGALNPHAKIGLNPEEETIAELVKRAGDYSTAMYGKWHLGHLKPFLPSQQGFDEYVGVPYSNDMWKWTYDMQLATEETHARKASYPELPLMAGDTVFKTIEDLEDQAELTTIYTERAVEFINNNKDNPFLLCVPHSMPHVPLAVSDKFKGKSEQGLYGDVIMEIDWSVGEIMKALDQHNLTENTLVIFTSDNGPWLNFGDHAGSTGGLREGKGTSFEGGQRVPCIMRWPAQIPGGSICNQLASTIDLLPTFADMVGVSLPDKKIDGVSILPLMKAEKDAKPRDIFYYYYQGNALEAVRRDHWKLVFPHVHRSYEGLVPGQGGVYGDTRQVKTELALYDLRRDPGERYDVQHTFPEIVEELKQIADEARADLGDKLQNVEGKNVREPGRISSP; this comes from the coding sequence ATGCTTAGTTTTAAACAAATTCTATTCTTCCTGCTGTGCACACTCGTGGTAAACGTTGTAATCGCCCAAAATACAAAGTCCAGTCTACCGAATATAGTATTAATCTATGCTGATGATTTGGGCTACGGTGACCTGGGAACTTACGGGGCACTACAGTTTCAGACACCCAATCTGGATAAACTCGCTGCTGAAGGCATGCGCTTTACTAACTTTGAAGTAGCGCAGGCCGTTTGTTCTGCTTCACGAGCAGCCATCCTTACCGGATGTTACTCCAACAGAGTAGGTATAGGAGGTGCTTTGAATCCTCATGCAAAAATCGGCTTGAATCCTGAAGAGGAGACCATCGCTGAATTGGTAAAGAGAGCGGGTGACTATTCCACTGCGATGTATGGCAAATGGCATCTGGGGCATTTAAAACCTTTTCTGCCTTCACAGCAAGGCTTTGATGAGTATGTAGGTGTGCCCTATTCAAACGATATGTGGAAGTGGACGTATGATATGCAACTTGCCACAGAAGAAACACATGCCCGCAAGGCAAGTTACCCTGAGCTACCCCTGATGGCAGGGGATACTGTCTTTAAAACGATAGAGGACCTGGAAGATCAGGCGGAATTAACCACTATTTACACTGAGCGTGCCGTTGAGTTTATTAATAATAATAAAGACAATCCTTTTTTGCTATGTGTACCCCATTCCATGCCTCACGTTCCGCTGGCGGTATCCGACAAATTCAAAGGCAAAAGTGAGCAGGGCTTATATGGCGATGTCATCATGGAAATAGACTGGTCGGTAGGGGAGATCATGAAAGCGCTTGACCAGCATAATTTGACTGAAAACACACTTGTGATCTTTACCTCAGACAATGGCCCATGGCTAAACTTTGGTGATCATGCCGGTTCTACCGGAGGGCTGAGAGAAGGTAAAGGAACCAGCTTTGAAGGGGGACAGAGGGTACCCTGCATCATGAGATGGCCTGCACAGATTCCCGGCGGTAGTATCTGCAATCAACTGGCTTCGACCATTGACCTGCTACCTACTTTTGCGGATATGGTAGGCGTAAGCCTACCTGATAAGAAAATTGATGGCGTAAGTATATTGCCGCTTATGAAGGCTGAAAAGGATGCCAAACCTCGTGATATTTTCTATTATTACTATCAGGGTAATGCTTTGGAAGCGGTAAGAAGAGACCACTGGAAGCTGGTGTTTCCTCATGTACACCGTTCGTACGAAGGCTTAGTGCCGGGTCAGGGGGGCGTTTACGGAGATACTCGACAGGTGAAAACAGAGCTGGCGCTTTACGACCTGCGACGTGATCCCGGAGAACGTTATGATGTGCAGCACACTTTTCCGGAAATCGTAGAAGAATTGAAGCAAATCGCAGATGAAGCAAGAGCTGATCTGGGAGATAAGCTGCAAAATGTAGAAGGAAAAAACGTGCGCGAACCGGGAAGAATCAGCAGTCCGTAA
- a CDS encoding sulfatase, whose protein sequence is MKSSKDYLFWVSLFFVGLFTASCSNETQQTQENEGPPNIIFIMSDDHAYQAISAYGHNLNETPNIDRIANEGALFTRATVTNSICAPSRAVVLTGKHSFVNGKVDNVQPFNWDQPNFAKLLQSNGYQTALIGKIHLDGLPQGFDYSMVLPGQGHYYNPDFLVNGERQRFEGYVTDITTDAALDWLKEKREQDKPFMMMYHQKAPHRNWKPAPEYLTLYDDKTFDPPSNYFDDLTNYEGRGTAAKEQEMEIDGHARWGHDFKMVVDPNGDSTGFDRELARFNEEQLQQWNAAYEPKNEAFKKAFAPTSELDFTNDQAKEKEKEVAIWKFNRYIKDYLRTIKSVDDGVGEVLDYLEENGLADNTIVVYTSDQGFYLGEHGWFDKRFMYEQSFRTPLLVRYPKEIEPGTKISKLVQNLDFAPTLLDYAGVEAPEEMQGESFRRLVSGETEDWRDAVYYTYYEYPSVHMVKRHHGVATDRYKLMHFYYDIDEWEMYDLEKDPNEMNNIYDDPEYAEVQEMMHQKFDELRNYYGDSDENDQKFLKAYLDVIEKRNNN, encoded by the coding sequence ATGAAATCATCCAAAGATTATCTTTTCTGGGTATCTCTATTTTTTGTAGGCTTATTCACTGCTTCCTGTAGCAATGAGACCCAGCAGACACAAGAAAATGAGGGCCCTCCCAATATTATTTTTATCATGAGTGATGATCATGCCTATCAGGCGATTAGTGCGTATGGTCACAACCTCAATGAGACTCCTAACATAGACAGAATTGCCAATGAAGGCGCTCTCTTTACCCGGGCAACGGTTACCAATTCAATCTGCGCCCCCAGCAGAGCGGTGGTGCTTACCGGTAAGCATAGCTTTGTCAATGGTAAGGTAGATAATGTACAGCCTTTCAATTGGGATCAGCCTAATTTTGCCAAGCTGCTTCAGTCTAATGGCTATCAGACAGCCTTGATCGGTAAAATTCACCTGGATGGCTTACCGCAGGGCTTTGACTATTCTATGGTTCTTCCCGGCCAGGGACATTACTATAACCCTGACTTTCTGGTAAACGGAGAAAGACAAAGATTTGAAGGTTATGTTACAGATATCACTACCGATGCCGCGTTAGATTGGCTGAAAGAGAAGCGTGAGCAGGACAAGCCCTTTATGATGATGTATCACCAAAAGGCACCTCACCGTAACTGGAAACCAGCACCCGAATACCTGACACTTTATGACGACAAAACTTTTGATCCACCCTCAAATTATTTTGACGACCTCACAAATTACGAGGGTAGAGGTACCGCTGCCAAAGAGCAGGAAATGGAGATTGACGGTCATGCCAGGTGGGGACATGATTTTAAAATGGTGGTTGATCCTAATGGTGACAGTACAGGTTTTGACCGTGAGCTGGCTCGCTTCAACGAAGAACAATTGCAGCAATGGAATGCGGCTTATGAGCCTAAAAATGAAGCTTTCAAAAAAGCTTTCGCTCCTACCAGTGAATTGGATTTTACCAATGATCAGGCCAAAGAGAAGGAGAAAGAGGTAGCCATATGGAAATTTAACCGTTACATCAAAGATTATCTAAGAACCATTAAATCAGTAGACGATGGAGTTGGAGAAGTATTGGATTATCTGGAAGAAAACGGACTGGCAGATAATACCATTGTAGTATATACTTCTGATCAGGGCTTTTATCTTGGTGAGCATGGCTGGTTTGACAAGCGATTTATGTACGAGCAATCGTTCCGTACGCCCTTGTTAGTCCGCTACCCTAAAGAAATTGAGCCGGGCACCAAGATCAGCAAGCTGGTTCAAAACCTTGACTTTGCGCCCACACTATTAGATTATGCAGGAGTGGAAGCGCCCGAAGAAATGCAGGGAGAATCCTTCCGCAGGCTGGTAAGTGGAGAAACTGAGGATTGGAGAGACGCGGTGTATTACACCTACTACGAATACCCTTCGGTACATATGGTAAAGCGTCATCATGGCGTGGCCACTGACCGCTACAAACTGATGCATTTCTACTATGATATTGATGAGTGGGAAATGTACGACCTGGAAAAAGATCCAAATGAGATGAATAACATTTATGATGATCCTGAATATGCTGAGGTGCAGGAAATGATGCACCAAAAATTTGATGAACTGCGTAATTACTATGGTGATAGCGATGAAAATGATCAGAAATTTCTCAAAGCTTATTTAGATGTGATTGAAAAAAGAAATAACAATTAG
- a CDS encoding RNA polymerase sigma factor: MYCYYKQVNILQARHDHIENEDIWLQMKQGNGKALVEIYDLYADLLYSYGRKFTAKSEIIEDAMQDLLTELWVKREKLSVPHSAKGYLLKAFRQKLLRQLSKYKKISFLENYPETMTGESKSNGMAEEDAEQIVTLKAHLKNSLSYLSPKQREAILLKYTENLTHDEIAEVMEIKKQSLYNLLHGAIQRLSETMKHERASNFVYFLSVLLLFSHSNPIIF; encoded by the coding sequence ATGTATTGTTACTACAAACAAGTCAATATTTTGCAGGCCAGGCATGATCATATAGAAAATGAAGACATTTGGTTACAAATGAAACAGGGCAATGGTAAGGCCCTGGTTGAAATTTATGACCTTTATGCAGACTTATTATACAGCTACGGAAGAAAGTTTACGGCTAAGTCTGAGATCATTGAAGATGCTATGCAGGATTTACTCACCGAGCTTTGGGTGAAAAGAGAGAAGTTAAGTGTTCCTCATTCTGCAAAAGGCTATCTTCTGAAAGCATTCAGGCAAAAACTTCTGCGACAGTTATCTAAATACAAAAAGATCAGCTTTCTGGAAAACTACCCGGAAACTATGACAGGCGAAAGTAAAAGCAATGGAATGGCGGAAGAAGATGCAGAACAGATTGTAACGCTAAAAGCCCACCTTAAAAATTCACTCTCGTATTTGAGTCCCAAACAAAGAGAAGCGATCCTGCTAAAGTACACCGAGAATTTAACACATGATGAGATTGCTGAGGTCATGGAAATAAAAAAACAGAGCTTATATAACCTTTTGCATGGAGCCATTCAGAGGTTGAGCGAAACTATGAAACACGAGAGAGCTTCTAATTTTGTGTATTTTCTTTCAGTATTGCTACTTTTTAGCCATTCAAACCCAATTATTTTTTAA
- a CDS encoding FecR family protein, which yields MNKQETIADLMLDDSFQAWVYSGEKKYDEKWQRWIREHPDKVEVLEEAKVLLQGLREEKHPLPEVRKDILRQELIRITQHADLRKDENIPAFESTGSHKRFKLGIAASIAFLIMISWAYFQYRGGQSQSIHYKTTFGEISSFVLPDCTQVTLNGNSQLTYRFSASAEKGREVWLAGEGFFDVSHMNADGEDKNQGAVKFTVHTDNLSIKVLGTRFNVKSRHEKTQVVLEKGSIQLDIGEQGDPLLMQPDELVEVKSGERQINQQFVEALAYTAWKEGVINLDAATFEEISSVLKDNYGLEILFVNENVADEIKLRGSFPSSNIDILLEAIANVTHTTMKKKGKTIVYQ from the coding sequence ATGAACAAACAAGAAACTATAGCTGATCTGATGCTGGATGATTCTTTCCAGGCTTGGGTATATTCCGGAGAGAAAAAATATGATGAGAAATGGCAGAGATGGATACGTGAACATCCTGACAAAGTGGAGGTATTAGAAGAGGCTAAAGTCTTATTGCAGGGATTGAGGGAAGAAAAACACCCATTGCCTGAAGTTCGCAAAGACATACTGCGCCAAGAGCTGATCCGGATTACGCAGCATGCTGACCTGCGAAAAGATGAAAATATTCCTGCGTTTGAAAGTACAGGAAGTCATAAGCGTTTTAAACTGGGCATTGCGGCCTCAATAGCCTTTTTAATCATGATCTCATGGGCTTATTTTCAATATCGGGGAGGGCAATCACAATCGATACACTATAAAACTACTTTTGGCGAGATAAGTTCTTTTGTGCTTCCTGACTGTACTCAGGTTACGCTTAATGGAAATTCTCAACTAACTTATCGTTTCAGTGCATCAGCAGAAAAAGGGAGAGAAGTATGGTTGGCGGGTGAAGGTTTTTTTGATGTAAGTCATATGAACGCAGACGGAGAAGACAAAAACCAGGGGGCGGTAAAATTTACTGTTCATACCGACAATCTGTCGATAAAAGTGCTGGGAACGCGCTTCAACGTAAAATCACGGCATGAAAAAACCCAGGTTGTTCTGGAAAAAGGAAGCATACAATTGGATATTGGCGAGCAGGGAGACCCACTCTTGATGCAGCCCGATGAATTGGTAGAAGTGAAAAGTGGAGAGAGACAAATTAATCAGCAGTTTGTTGAAGCACTTGCTTATACTGCCTGGAAAGAAGGTGTGATCAATTTGGATGCTGCCACTTTTGAAGAAATAAGCAGTGTATTAAAAGACAATTATGGCTTGGAAATTCTCTTTGTAAATGAAAATGTCGCAGACGAAATTAAGTTGAGAGGATCTTTCCCAAGCAGCAACATAGATATACTTCTGGAAGCTATTGCTAATGTTACCCATACTACTATGAAGAAAAAAGGAAAAACTATTGTCTATCAGTAA